From one Streptomyces sp. NBC_01478 genomic stretch:
- a CDS encoding SDR family oxidoreductase translates to MKVVVIGGTGLIGSKVVAGLGEHGHEVVAAAPSTGVDTLTGEGLAEVLKGASVVVDVSNSPSFEDQAVMDFFRVSTANLLKAETEAGVAHHVALSVVGTERLQGSGYFRAKQAQEDLIKASGNPYSIVHATQFFEFAKGLADGVTQGDTVHLPDAKIQPIVSDDVAEAVARTAVGDPVGGVVEVAGPEAFPLEEFIRMGLSAQDDPRKIVTDPQATYWGAELEENTLLPGPDAHIAGTRFADWLSRQK, encoded by the coding sequence ATGAAGGTCGTAGTGATCGGTGGCACCGGGCTCATCGGCTCGAAGGTGGTCGCCGGGCTCGGCGAGCACGGGCACGAGGTGGTCGCGGCGGCACCCAGCACCGGTGTCGACACGCTGACGGGCGAGGGACTGGCCGAGGTCCTGAAGGGCGCGTCGGTGGTGGTCGACGTGTCGAACTCGCCCTCGTTCGAGGACCAGGCGGTCATGGACTTCTTCCGCGTCTCGACGGCGAATCTGCTGAAGGCGGAGACCGAGGCGGGCGTCGCGCATCACGTGGCGCTGTCCGTGGTCGGTACCGAACGCCTCCAGGGGAGCGGGTACTTCCGCGCCAAGCAGGCCCAGGAAGACCTGATCAAGGCGTCCGGCAACCCCTACTCCATCGTCCACGCCACCCAGTTCTTCGAGTTCGCGAAGGGACTCGCCGACGGGGTCACCCAGGGCGACACCGTGCACCTGCCCGACGCGAAGATCCAGCCCATCGTCTCCGACGACGTGGCCGAGGCCGTCGCCCGCACGGCGGTCGGGGACCCGGTGGGCGGCGTGGTGGAGGTCGCCGGTCCCGAGGCGTTCCCGCTGGAGGAGTTCATCCGCATGGGACTCAGCGCCCAGGACGACCCCCGCAAGATCGTCACGGACCCGCAGGCGACGTACTGGGGTGCGGAGTTGGAGGAGAACACACTCCTGCCGGGTCCGGACGCACACATCGCCGGGACACGGTTCGCCGACTGGCTCTCGCGGCAGAAGTAG
- a CDS encoding FAD-dependent oxidoreductase, protein MVLVIGTGGAGLRAAIELAEAGVDVLAVGKRPKDDAHTALAAGGINAALATMDPEDSWQQHAADTLKESYLLADPRTVEIVTRGAARGIEDLERYGMAFAREEDGRISQRFFGAHTFRRTAFAGDYTGLEIQRTLVRRAEQLDIPVLEGVYITRLLVHEGAVFGAYGFDLTSGRRYVIHADAVVLAAGGHTRIWRRTSSRRDENTGDSFRLAVEAGARLRDAELVQFHPSGIIEPESAAGTLVSEAARGEGGILRNALGERFMARYDPERMELSTRDRVALAAYTEIKEGRGTPAGGVWLDVSHLPRQTIMTRLPRVHQTLMDLQMLDITRDPIEIAPTAHYSMGGVWVRPEDHSTDVRGLYAIGEASSGLHGANRLGGNSLVELLVFGRLTGRAAAAYSQSLTAQPRSASAVAAARAELDGLLAADGPENVRALQRAIRDTMTEHAGVVRDEDGLRAGLAELAVIEKRMEAVGIHPDIAGYQDLAHALDLKSAALAARATLESALERRETRGCHNRSDYPGLDSALRVNLVWSPTTGVTREDIPAVPDEISALMRDVSTAGKLVE, encoded by the coding sequence ATGGTGCTGGTGATCGGCACCGGAGGGGCCGGCCTGCGGGCGGCGATCGAACTGGCCGAGGCCGGCGTCGACGTCCTCGCCGTCGGCAAGCGCCCCAAGGACGACGCCCATACGGCACTGGCGGCCGGCGGCATCAACGCGGCACTGGCCACCATGGACCCCGAGGACAGTTGGCAGCAGCACGCCGCCGACACCCTCAAGGAGAGCTACCTCCTCGCCGATCCGCGCACCGTGGAGATCGTCACCCGGGGCGCCGCCCGCGGCATCGAGGACCTGGAGCGCTACGGCATGGCCTTCGCCCGCGAGGAGGACGGCCGCATCTCGCAGCGCTTCTTCGGCGCGCACACGTTCCGCAGGACCGCCTTCGCCGGCGACTACACCGGCCTGGAGATCCAGCGCACCCTCGTCCGGCGCGCCGAGCAACTGGACATCCCGGTGCTGGAGGGGGTGTACATCACGCGGCTGCTGGTGCACGAGGGTGCCGTGTTCGGCGCGTACGGCTTCGACCTCACGAGCGGACGGCGCTACGTCATCCACGCCGACGCGGTCGTCCTGGCCGCCGGCGGTCACACCCGCATCTGGCGGCGCACCTCCTCGCGGCGCGACGAGAACACCGGGGACTCCTTCCGCCTGGCCGTGGAGGCCGGGGCCCGGCTGCGCGACGCCGAGCTGGTGCAGTTCCACCCCTCCGGCATCATCGAACCGGAGAGCGCCGCCGGCACCCTGGTCAGCGAGGCCGCCCGCGGCGAGGGCGGCATCCTGCGCAACGCGCTCGGGGAACGCTTCATGGCCCGCTACGACCCCGAGCGCATGGAGCTCTCCACCCGCGACCGCGTGGCCCTGGCCGCGTACACGGAGATCAAGGAAGGGCGCGGCACGCCCGCCGGCGGGGTCTGGCTCGACGTCTCCCACCTGCCCCGGCAGACGATCATGACGCGGCTGCCCCGTGTCCACCAGACCCTGATGGACCTGCAGATGCTGGACATCACCCGGGATCCGATCGAGATCGCGCCCACCGCGCACTACTCGATGGGCGGTGTGTGGGTGCGCCCTGAGGACCACAGCACCGACGTACGCGGCCTGTACGCGATCGGCGAGGCGTCGAGCGGGCTGCACGGAGCCAACCGGCTCGGCGGCAACAGCCTCGTCGAACTGCTGGTGTTCGGCCGTCTCACCGGCCGGGCCGCCGCGGCGTACTCGCAGTCCCTGACGGCCCAGCCGCGCTCCGCGTCGGCCGTCGCGGCGGCCCGCGCGGAGCTCGACGGACTCCTCGCCGCCGACGGGCCCGAGAACGTGCGAGCCCTGCAACGCGCGATCCGCGACACCATGACCGAGCACGCGGGCGTCGTACGCGACGAGGACGGACTGCGCGCGGGCCTCGCGGAACTCGCGGTGATCGAGAAGCGCATGGAGGCCGTCGGCATCCACCCGGACATCGCGGGCTATCAGGATCTGGCGCACGCCCTCGACCTCAAGTCGGCGGCCCTCGCGGCCCGGGCCACTCTCGAATCGGCGCTGGAGCGCCGTGAGACGCGGGGCTGCCACAACCGCAGCGATTATCCCGGCCTGGATTCCGCACTGCGGGTGAATCTCGTGTGGTCCCCGACGACGGGCGTCACCCGCGAGGACATTCCGGCGGTCCCCGACGAGATCTCCGCCCTGATGCGGGACGTGTCGACCGCGGGAAAACTCGTCGAATAG